A section of the Coleofasciculus sp. FACHB-T130 genome encodes:
- a CDS encoding IS982 family transposase: MLSLESLFCHVDDFCQEFEPRWRQTLLKDKVQQRCRSRSLCLSEIMTILIAFHQSAYRNFKWFYTQLVCRYWGQAFPGLVSYNRFVEWMPSVFIPLCAYLRHCFGRCTGISFIDSTSLKVCHNRRIASHKVFQPLAARGKTSVDWFFGFKLHLVVNEQGELLNVVLTPGNTDDRSPVPQLLQRLFGKVFGDRGYVSQKLMLHLWQSFGIQLIAKLKRNMKNRLMRATDKLLLRRRAIIESIIDQLKNISQIEHSRHRSPVNAFVNVICGLIAYCHQPKKPSLLINEALPASA; the protein is encoded by the coding sequence ATGCTTAGTCTAGAATCGTTGTTCTGCCATGTCGATGACTTCTGTCAGGAATTTGAACCGAGGTGGAGGCAAACCTTGCTCAAAGACAAAGTGCAGCAGCGATGCCGCTCCCGCAGCCTGTGCTTAAGCGAAATCATGACGATTTTGATTGCGTTCCATCAGTCGGCTTACCGCAATTTCAAATGGTTTTACACCCAGTTGGTCTGCCGTTATTGGGGACAAGCCTTCCCGGGCTTGGTCAGCTACAACCGCTTTGTCGAATGGATGCCATCGGTGTTCATCCCGTTGTGTGCCTACTTGCGCCATTGCTTTGGACGCTGTACCGGCATCAGTTTTATCGACTCCACCAGTCTCAAGGTGTGCCACAATCGCCGCATTGCCTCCCACAAAGTGTTCCAGCCCTTAGCCGCTCGGGGCAAAACCTCGGTAGATTGGTTCTTCGGCTTCAAGCTACACCTAGTCGTTAATGAGCAGGGGGAGTTGCTCAATGTAGTCCTAACCCCTGGCAACACCGACGATCGTAGTCCCGTCCCTCAACTCCTCCAACGCCTCTTCGGCAAGGTGTTTGGCGATCGAGGGTATGTCTCACAAAAATTGATGCTGCACTTGTGGCAGTCCTTTGGTATTCAACTGATCGCTAAGCTCAAACGCAACATGAAGAACCGTCTGATGCGTGCAACCGACAAGTTACTGCTGCGTCGAAGAGCTATTATCGAATCCATCATTGACCAACTGAAGAACATTTCTCAGATTGAACATTCCCGTCACCGTTCCCCGGTCAATGCTTTCGTCAATGTGATTTGTGGGTTGATTGCCTATTGCCACCAGCCGAAGAAGCCCTCCCTGCTGATTAATGAGGCTTTGCCTGCTTCTGCTTAA
- a CDS encoding polyphosphate kinase 2 family protein: MSQSSNLPNNSSTTTDASTGEEHKTQQAAAKATAKVAFEMAPEKIVVDSPPPKPNYPHYRVHPGEQFVLASVDPNASEDYKNKKDIEQELQHQRQRLQNLQERLYAEHQRSLLIVLQAMDTGGKDGTIKHVFGGVNPQGCQVWSFKKPSEEEAGHDFLWRYHQRTPLRGMITIFNRSHYEDVLIVRVKQLVPENVWRERYHIINEFEHMLTLNNIAVIKFFLHISKDEQKRRLQSRLEDPDKHWKFSSNDLKERLFWDEYQKAFEDAIINCSTEYAPWYVVPANNKWYRNLVIARTIADTLEAMNPQYPKPEMGLESILISD, encoded by the coding sequence ATGAGCCAATCAAGCAATCTACCAAACAATAGTTCGACAACTACCGATGCGTCTACAGGAGAAGAACATAAGACTCAACAAGCGGCTGCAAAAGCAACAGCCAAAGTTGCTTTTGAAATGGCACCCGAAAAAATTGTCGTTGACTCTCCACCCCCAAAACCCAATTATCCCCACTATCGGGTTCATCCTGGAGAGCAGTTTGTCTTAGCATCTGTCGATCCGAATGCTTCGGAAGACTATAAAAATAAGAAAGATATTGAGCAGGAACTGCAACATCAGCGCCAACGCCTTCAAAATTTACAAGAACGTCTATATGCCGAACATCAGCGCAGTCTACTGATTGTCCTGCAAGCGATGGATACAGGAGGCAAAGATGGCACCATTAAACACGTATTTGGTGGTGTAAATCCGCAAGGTTGCCAGGTTTGGTCATTCAAAAAACCTAGTGAAGAAGAAGCAGGTCATGATTTTCTCTGGCGTTATCACCAGCGGACGCCGTTACGAGGGATGATTACTATCTTCAATCGCTCGCATTACGAAGACGTATTAATCGTCCGGGTGAAACAACTGGTACCAGAGAATGTATGGCGGGAGCGCTATCACATTATTAATGAGTTTGAGCATATGCTCACGCTTAATAACATTGCGGTAATCAAGTTTTTTCTGCACATTTCTAAAGACGAGCAAAAACGACGGTTACAAAGTCGTTTAGAAGATCCAGATAAGCATTGGAAATTTTCTAGCAACGACTTGAAGGAGCGTCTGTTTTGGGATGAATACCAGAAGGCATTTGAGGATGCAATTATTAATTGCTCGACTGAGTATGCCCCTTGGTATGTGGTGCCTGCTAACAATAAGTGGTACCGCAATTTAGTTATTGCTCGTACAATTGCTGACACCCTTGAAGCAATGAATCCACAATATCCAAAACCAGAAATGGGCTTAGAAAGTATTTTGATTTCTGATTAA
- a CDS encoding alcohol dehydrogenase catalytic domain-containing protein, translated as MLAAVLYGQTDLRLEQVADPTPSAGEVVIQVAAATTCGTDLKVWRRGGHAKMLKPPTLFGHEAAGRIVAVGSGVQGWQVGDRVVANNSAPCMNCFFCQRQEYSLCPNLTWNNGTFAQYLKIPAPIVQHNLLPIPDDLPDALASMTEPLACVLHGVARSNVKSGDRVVVLGDGAIGLMFVAVLAHQSASVLLFGGNDQRLEIGKKLGAVETFNYHHLTDIPSAVKERTDGWGADVVIEATGVPAVWESAIACARPGATVNLFGGCPRDTTITVNTEQLHYSELTLKGVFHNTPKYVRDALSLLASRAIPLELLISEHQPLKHLEQVFQDMKNRKVIKVAIDPSMAS; from the coding sequence ATGCTGGCAGCGGTACTTTACGGACAAACGGATCTACGCCTAGAACAGGTCGCTGACCCTACACCCTCTGCTGGTGAGGTGGTGATTCAAGTGGCTGCGGCAACGACTTGCGGCACCGATCTAAAGGTTTGGCGGCGCGGCGGTCATGCAAAGATGCTGAAGCCTCCTACCTTGTTTGGTCATGAAGCAGCGGGGCGGATTGTGGCGGTAGGAAGCGGAGTCCAAGGTTGGCAAGTGGGCGATCGCGTGGTTGCTAATAATTCTGCTCCTTGCATGAATTGTTTCTTTTGTCAACGTCAAGAATATTCTCTTTGCCCTAACTTGACGTGGAATAACGGCACGTTCGCACAGTATTTAAAAATTCCCGCCCCGATTGTGCAACACAACCTGTTGCCCATCCCAGATGACTTGCCCGATGCCTTGGCATCGATGACTGAACCATTAGCCTGCGTGCTGCATGGGGTAGCACGTTCTAATGTAAAGTCGGGCGATCGCGTTGTGGTGTTGGGAGATGGGGCAATTGGGCTGATGTTTGTGGCGGTACTGGCGCATCAATCGGCGTCGGTGTTGCTCTTTGGGGGAAATGACCAACGGCTGGAAATTGGGAAAAAGCTAGGCGCTGTGGAAACGTTTAATTATCATCATCTGACAGATATACCGAGTGCGGTAAAAGAGCGAACCGACGGCTGGGGTGCAGATGTGGTGATAGAAGCGACGGGTGTACCCGCAGTTTGGGAGAGTGCGATCGCGTGTGCCCGTCCGGGTGCTACCGTCAATCTATTCGGGGGATGTCCGCGCGATACCACCATCACCGTCAATACCGAACAACTCCACTACAGCGAACTCACTCTAAAAGGCGTTTTTCACAACACCCCAAAATATGTACGAGATGCTTTATCTCTATTGGCGAGTCGCGCCATCCCCTTGGAATTGCTCATCAGCGAACATCAGCCTTTAAAGCATTTAGAGCAAGTGTTCCAAGATATGAAGAATCGTAAGGTAATTAAGGTTGCTATCGACCCCAGCATGGCATCTTAA
- a CDS encoding ABC transporter permease subunit: MLFVASLIWSLHVAGVFQGNLINSGGWNLVWRFLVAAFSPDLSPEFLHLTLDSTLKTLAYAVCGTFFSVLIGLVGGVFSSDIWWQSVSNSKLKTQTRSLASLQLKIQSPWVVIRGILAIPRAIHELIWGLFFVNIFGLDPLVAVLAIAIPFGAITAKVFSEILDETPRQPLMALLNSGVPPLNAFAYSLIPQAFLNLLSYAFYRFECSIRSAAVLGIIGAGGLGYQILLSLQSLRYEQMWTFLIALIVLNGATDFWSALLRHRLGAPSRLDLNVLNLQGRKQRFYQKDPVVQVSFLGGIVLVIFSFWYVQADFSKLWAPRTVQLLAGVFQDIFPPDGSQVSQLFTLSAQTLAMSILAMAGAGLGGILLSFPAANNFLLPGGILDTGRRSSKLPSSKGTATLIPAFLRGARGDLRATAVLIFTRFLLLFARAVPEPIWALIFLFVLFPGILPGAIALGLHNLGILGRLMAEVTENLDERPLRSLKALGASGSQVFLYGVLPRTLPRFIAYILYRWEVCIRATVIVGLVGAGGLGRLLAEQLSSFDYKGLLTTLIVFLALTFIVDMISASVRRTLR; the protein is encoded by the coding sequence TTGCTGTTTGTCGCGTCCCTCATTTGGTCGTTGCACGTAGCAGGCGTATTCCAAGGCAATTTAATCAACTCAGGTGGCTGGAACCTTGTCTGGCGCTTTCTCGTAGCTGCATTTTCACCCGATCTCAGCCCGGAATTTCTCCACCTCACTCTAGATTCCACCCTGAAAACCCTCGCTTACGCCGTGTGTGGCACTTTCTTCAGCGTGCTGATTGGTTTGGTGGGGGGTGTTTTTTCTTCTGATATCTGGTGGCAATCTGTTTCAAATTCAAAACTCAAAACTCAGACGCGATCGCTTGCGTCTCTACAACTCAAAATTCAGTCTCCTTGGGTAGTAATACGAGGAATTTTGGCAATCCCCAGAGCAATTCACGAGTTAATTTGGGGATTATTTTTTGTCAATATTTTTGGACTCGATCCGCTAGTAGCCGTGTTAGCGATCGCAATTCCTTTTGGTGCGATTACTGCCAAAGTCTTCTCCGAGATTCTAGACGAAACCCCCCGCCAGCCACTCATGGCACTGCTCAATAGCGGCGTTCCTCCTCTGAATGCCTTTGCTTATAGCTTGATTCCCCAAGCCTTTCTAAATCTGCTATCCTACGCTTTCTATCGGTTTGAGTGTTCGATTCGTTCCGCCGCCGTATTAGGAATTATCGGTGCAGGTGGACTGGGGTATCAAATTCTCCTCAGCCTCCAATCTCTGCGCTATGAGCAGATGTGGACGTTTTTGATCGCCCTAATTGTATTAAATGGTGCTACGGATTTTTGGAGTGCTTTGCTACGCCACCGTTTAGGTGCGCCGAGTCGCCTGGATTTGAACGTCCTAAATCTCCAAGGGCGCAAACAGCGGTTTTATCAAAAAGATCCAGTCGTGCAGGTGTCCTTTCTCGGCGGCATTGTTTTAGTCATTTTCTCCTTCTGGTACGTCCAAGCTGATTTCTCAAAGCTTTGGGCACCGCGAACCGTACAGCTATTGGCAGGAGTGTTTCAGGATATCTTCCCACCGGATGGGAGTCAGGTGAGTCAACTTTTTACCCTTTCGGCTCAAACCCTTGCTATGTCAATCCTGGCAATGGCTGGGGCTGGATTAGGCGGCATTTTATTATCTTTTCCAGCCGCAAATAATTTCCTGTTGCCAGGAGGGATTTTAGATACTGGCAGAAGATCCAGCAAACTCCCCTCATCAAAGGGGACAGCGACTCTAATACCCGCCTTTTTAAGGGGGGCTAGGGGGGATCTACGAGCAACTGCTGTACTGATTTTTACCCGCTTCCTACTACTGTTTGCCCGTGCCGTCCCCGAACCTATTTGGGCGTTAATCTTTCTATTTGTATTGTTTCCAGGTATCTTACCGGGAGCGATCGCTCTCGGTTTACACAACTTAGGTATCCTAGGGCGTCTGATGGCGGAAGTAACGGAAAATCTAGATGAACGTCCCTTGCGATCGCTTAAAGCATTGGGCGCGAGTGGTTCTCAAGTCTTCCTCTACGGCGTCTTACCCCGCACTTTGCCCCGCTTTATCGCTTATATCCTCTACCGTTGGGAAGTCTGCATCCGCGCCACCGTCATCGTCGGATTAGTGGGTGCGGGTGGATTAGGTCGCTTGCTCGCGGAACAACTGAGTAGCTTTGACTACAAAGGTCTCCTAACCACTCTAATCGTGTTTCTCGCCCTCACTTTTATCGTAGATATGATTAGTGCCTCAGTACGACGGACATTAAGGTGA
- a CDS encoding ATP-binding cassette domain-containing protein produces the protein MNSSAPIFELKNVSKQFGRFESLAEINLQISAGDRVALVGSSGAGKSTLINLLNGTLLPTQGEVWVLGRNLAHLRPKLLRQVQRQMGTIYQQFHLVDNLQVIHNVNAGHLGRWSFFKAAVSLIYPLEVETAHQALAQVGIPEKLYERTDSLSGGQQQRVAIARVLVQNPTAILADEPISSLDPERSREIMDLLRQLSIETGKTLVTSVHAIEFARSHYQRIIGLRHGRILFDIPAEDLSDAMIETLYQTKD, from the coding sequence GTGAACTCATCTGCGCCAATATTTGAACTGAAAAACGTTTCTAAGCAATTTGGACGTTTTGAATCTCTCGCTGAGATTAACTTACAGATTTCGGCAGGTGATCGCGTGGCGCTGGTTGGTTCTAGCGGCGCGGGAAAAAGTACGCTAATTAATTTACTCAACGGTACACTGCTACCCACTCAAGGAGAAGTTTGGGTACTCGGTCGCAACCTCGCCCATCTGCGTCCCAAGTTGCTGCGTCAAGTCCAGCGTCAGATGGGTACGATTTACCAACAATTCCACTTAGTTGATAATTTGCAGGTGATTCACAATGTCAATGCAGGACATCTAGGGCGCTGGTCGTTTTTCAAAGCAGCAGTTTCGCTGATTTATCCTTTAGAAGTCGAAACTGCTCATCAAGCTTTGGCACAGGTGGGGATTCCAGAAAAACTTTACGAACGTACCGATAGCCTTTCTGGTGGTCAACAGCAACGGGTAGCGATCGCTCGCGTCCTCGTGCAAAATCCCACCGCCATCCTTGCCGACGAACCCATTTCCAGCCTCGACCCCGAACGCAGCCGCGAGATTATGGATTTATTGCGCCAGTTGAGTATAGAAACCGGGAAAACTTTAGTCACCAGTGTCCACGCGATTGAATTTGCTCGCAGTCATTATCAGCGAATTATTGGTCTGCGACATGGGCGTATTTTGTTTGATATTCCCGCTGAAGACTTATCCGATGCAATGATTGAAACTCTCTACCAAACCAAGGACTAA
- a CDS encoding GNAT family N-acetyltransferase, whose protein sequence is MGYIVLTFGYSLEFRGRDAFIDELYIRESYRGQGVGMSVIQFIESVCPSPEIQALYLEVERKKTAAQNLYQKVGSKDRDRSLMTKWIAN, encoded by the coding sequence ATTGGCTACATCGTCCTGACCTTTGGCTACAGTTTGGAATTTCGAGGACGTGATGCATTTATTGATGAACTTTACATCCGAGAGAGTTATCGGGGGCAAGGGGTAGGCATGAGCGTAATTCAGTTTATAGAAAGTGTTTGCCCTTCTCCAGAAATTCAAGCACTTTATTTAGAAGTCGAGCGGAAAAAGACAGCAGCACAAAATTTGTATCAGAAGGTTGGTTCTAAAGATCGCGATCGCTCTCTCATGACTAAATGGATAGCAAACTAA
- a CDS encoding putative selenate ABC transporter substrate-binding protein, with product MKKILLSGLLLLLPLAACSPNPSGTSATNGGTEAKPLTIGAIPDQDPQKLQRQYEKLAAYLEKELGVPVEYKPVTDYTAAVTVFKVGDLDLVWFGGLTGVQARLQVPGAEAIAQRDVDAQFHSLFIANKKAGLKPFKDISGLQQLKKHSFTFGSESSTSGRLMPQYFLQQAGLKLEDLKGQAGFSGDHDKTIKLVEAGTYDVGAVNESVWKKRVDAKEVDLNKVEVLWETPAYYDYHWVIHPDVKEYYGEDFVEKVQNAFLKLDPKVPEQKEILDLLQATKFIPTQNSNYAQIEEIGREIGKIK from the coding sequence ATGAAAAAAATATTGTTGTCCGGTTTGTTGTTGTTGCTACCGCTAGCAGCATGTTCGCCCAACCCCTCCGGGACTTCAGCGACGAACGGTGGAACTGAGGCAAAACCTCTGACAATCGGTGCCATTCCCGATCAAGATCCGCAAAAGTTACAGCGTCAGTATGAGAAGCTAGCTGCTTATCTGGAAAAGGAACTGGGTGTGCCAGTTGAGTATAAGCCGGTTACTGACTATACGGCGGCGGTTACTGTGTTCAAAGTAGGGGATTTGGATTTGGTTTGGTTTGGGGGATTGACGGGGGTGCAGGCACGGTTGCAGGTGCCCGGTGCAGAAGCGATCGCGCAACGCGACGTAGACGCCCAATTTCACAGTCTCTTCATCGCCAACAAAAAGGCTGGGCTGAAGCCATTTAAAGATATTTCTGGTTTACAACAACTAAAAAAACATAGCTTCACTTTTGGCAGCGAATCTTCAACATCCGGGCGTTTAATGCCTCAATATTTCTTGCAACAAGCTGGACTTAAGCTTGAAGATTTGAAAGGTCAAGCTGGTTTTTCTGGCGATCACGATAAGACGATTAAATTGGTGGAAGCAGGCACCTACGATGTCGGTGCTGTGAATGAAAGCGTCTGGAAAAAGCGAGTCGATGCCAAAGAAGTAGACTTGAACAAAGTAGAAGTCCTTTGGGAGACACCCGCTTACTACGACTATCACTGGGTCATTCATCCCGATGTCAAAGAGTACTACGGTGAAGATTTTGTTGAAAAAGTGCAAAACGCCTTTTTAAAACTAGACCCCAAGGTACCAGAGCAAAAAGAAATTCTTGACCTTTTACAAGCAACTAAATTTATTCCTACCCAAAACTCCAATTATGCTCAAATTGAGGAAATTGGTCGGGAAATTGGCAAAATAAAGTGA